A genome region from Synchiropus splendidus isolate RoL2022-P1 chromosome 5, RoL_Sspl_1.0, whole genome shotgun sequence includes the following:
- the pepd gene encoding xaa-Pro dipeptidase isoform X1: MCLSSNIRPVFWLGNDTLRVSAALFAENRARLCNGLRNKNGYVARSVVVLQGGEQTQRFCTDTDVVFRQESFFHWTFGVTEADCLGAIDVDSGKSILFVPELPQSYATWMGEIYPKSHFKDKYAVDEVHYTNNIAEVLTNMRPDVILTLRGKNTDSGSICREASFEGIGTFTVNNTFLHPVIVECRLLKTDKELEVLRYTNKVSSEAHKMVMKHVKPGQKEYEMESLFQHYCYTRGGMRHTSYTCICGTGNNASVLHYGHAGAPNDKTILDGDMCLFDMGGEYYCYSSDITCSFPANGKFTPDQKAIYEAVLKSSRAVMAAIKPGVKWTAMHRLADRVHLEELVKIGILMGNVDEMMKVHLGAVFMPHGLGHLLGIDVHDVGGYPEGVERIQEPGLKSLRMGRLVQERMVLTVEPGIYFINHLLDQALADPAQSGFINNEVLARFRGFGGVRIEDDIAVTADGMELLTCVPRTVEEIEAFMSESTKPTLAGV, encoded by the exons ACCCGTCTTCTGGCTTGGCAACGACACCTTGAGGGTGTCTGCTGCCCTTTTCGCAGAGAACCGTGCCCGACTCTGCAATGGGCTGAGGAACAAAAACGGCTACGTTGCCAGGTCGGTGGTGGTGCTGCAGGGTGGAGAGCAGACACAGCGCTTCTGCACAGACACAGATGTCGTCTTCAGACAG GAGTCTttcttccactggacctttggcgTCACAGAAGCCGACTGCCTGGGGGCCATCGACGTGGACTCTGGAAAATCCATCCTGTTTGTTCCTGAACTGCCCCAAAGTTACGCCACTTGGATGGGAGA GATCTACCCCAAATCCCACTTTAAGGACAAGTACGCTGTGGACGAGGTGCACTACACCAACAAT ATCGCTGAAGTCTTGACCAACATGAGGCCAGATGTCATTCTGACCCTG CGAGGAAAGAACACGGACAGCGGGAGCATCTGTCGCGAAGCCTCCTTTGAAGGAATTGGCAC CTTCACAGTGAACAACACCTTCCTGCACCCAGTCATCGTTGAATG TCGCCTGCTCAAGACTGACAAGGAGCTGGAGGTTCTCAGATACACCAACAAAGTCTCCAGTGAAGCCCATAAAATG GTGATGAAGCATGTGAAGCCCGGACAGAAGGAATACGAAATGGAGAG CCTGTTCCAGCACTACTGCTACACCAGAGGAGGGATGCGCCACACGTCCTACACCTGCATCTGTGGAAC TGGAAACAATGCCTCTGTTCTCCACTACGGTCACGCTGGAGCGCCCAACGATAAAACCATCCTGGATGGAGACATGTG TCTGTTCGACATGGGAGGCGAGTACTACTGCTACTCTTCCGACATCACATGCTCTTTCCCCGCCAACGGGAAGTTCACTCCGGACCAGAAGGCCATCTACGAGGCCGTGCTGAAGTCCTCCAGAGCTGTCATGGCCGCCATCAAACCAG GTGTGAAGTGGACCGCGATGCATCGTCTGGCTGACAGGGTCCACCTGGAGGAGCTGGTGAAGATTGGCATCCTGATGGGAAACGTGGATGAGATGATGAAGGTCCACTTGGGAGCAGTCTTCATGCCTCACGGTCTGGGTCACCTGCTGGGCATCGACGTGCACGACGTCGGAGGTTACCCggag GGAGTCGAGCGTATCCAGGAGCCAGGACTGAAGAGTCTTCGAATGGGCCGCCTGGTGCAGGAGAGGATGGTTCTCACCGTGGAGCCTGGCATTTACTTCATCAACCACCTTCTGGATCAGGCCCTGGCCGACCCAGCACAGAGTGGCTTCATCAACAATGAAGTGCTGGCTCGCTTCCGAGGCTTTGGCGGG GTCCGCATTGAAGACGACATCGCAGTGACAGCAGATGGAATGGAGTTGCTGACCTGCGTTCCCAGAACGGTCGAGGAGATCGAGGCCTTCATGAGCGAGTCTACCAAACCGACCCTCGCTGGAGTCTAG
- the pepd gene encoding xaa-Pro dipeptidase isoform X2 produces the protein MAAAPQPVFWLGNDTLRVSAALFAENRARLCNGLRNKNGYVARSVVVLQGGEQTQRFCTDTDVVFRQESFFHWTFGVTEADCLGAIDVDSGKSILFVPELPQSYATWMGEIYPKSHFKDKYAVDEVHYTNNIAEVLTNMRPDVILTLRGKNTDSGSICREASFEGIGTFTVNNTFLHPVIVECRLLKTDKELEVLRYTNKVSSEAHKMVMKHVKPGQKEYEMESLFQHYCYTRGGMRHTSYTCICGTGNNASVLHYGHAGAPNDKTILDGDMCLFDMGGEYYCYSSDITCSFPANGKFTPDQKAIYEAVLKSSRAVMAAIKPGVKWTAMHRLADRVHLEELVKIGILMGNVDEMMKVHLGAVFMPHGLGHLLGIDVHDVGGYPEGVERIQEPGLKSLRMGRLVQERMVLTVEPGIYFINHLLDQALADPAQSGFINNEVLARFRGFGGVRIEDDIAVTADGMELLTCVPRTVEEIEAFMSESTKPTLAGV, from the exons ACCCGTCTTCTGGCTTGGCAACGACACCTTGAGGGTGTCTGCTGCCCTTTTCGCAGAGAACCGTGCCCGACTCTGCAATGGGCTGAGGAACAAAAACGGCTACGTTGCCAGGTCGGTGGTGGTGCTGCAGGGTGGAGAGCAGACACAGCGCTTCTGCACAGACACAGATGTCGTCTTCAGACAG GAGTCTttcttccactggacctttggcgTCACAGAAGCCGACTGCCTGGGGGCCATCGACGTGGACTCTGGAAAATCCATCCTGTTTGTTCCTGAACTGCCCCAAAGTTACGCCACTTGGATGGGAGA GATCTACCCCAAATCCCACTTTAAGGACAAGTACGCTGTGGACGAGGTGCACTACACCAACAAT ATCGCTGAAGTCTTGACCAACATGAGGCCAGATGTCATTCTGACCCTG CGAGGAAAGAACACGGACAGCGGGAGCATCTGTCGCGAAGCCTCCTTTGAAGGAATTGGCAC CTTCACAGTGAACAACACCTTCCTGCACCCAGTCATCGTTGAATG TCGCCTGCTCAAGACTGACAAGGAGCTGGAGGTTCTCAGATACACCAACAAAGTCTCCAGTGAAGCCCATAAAATG GTGATGAAGCATGTGAAGCCCGGACAGAAGGAATACGAAATGGAGAG CCTGTTCCAGCACTACTGCTACACCAGAGGAGGGATGCGCCACACGTCCTACACCTGCATCTGTGGAAC TGGAAACAATGCCTCTGTTCTCCACTACGGTCACGCTGGAGCGCCCAACGATAAAACCATCCTGGATGGAGACATGTG TCTGTTCGACATGGGAGGCGAGTACTACTGCTACTCTTCCGACATCACATGCTCTTTCCCCGCCAACGGGAAGTTCACTCCGGACCAGAAGGCCATCTACGAGGCCGTGCTGAAGTCCTCCAGAGCTGTCATGGCCGCCATCAAACCAG GTGTGAAGTGGACCGCGATGCATCGTCTGGCTGACAGGGTCCACCTGGAGGAGCTGGTGAAGATTGGCATCCTGATGGGAAACGTGGATGAGATGATGAAGGTCCACTTGGGAGCAGTCTTCATGCCTCACGGTCTGGGTCACCTGCTGGGCATCGACGTGCACGACGTCGGAGGTTACCCggag GGAGTCGAGCGTATCCAGGAGCCAGGACTGAAGAGTCTTCGAATGGGCCGCCTGGTGCAGGAGAGGATGGTTCTCACCGTGGAGCCTGGCATTTACTTCATCAACCACCTTCTGGATCAGGCCCTGGCCGACCCAGCACAGAGTGGCTTCATCAACAATGAAGTGCTGGCTCGCTTCCGAGGCTTTGGCGGG GTCCGCATTGAAGACGACATCGCAGTGACAGCAGATGGAATGGAGTTGCTGACCTGCGTTCCCAGAACGGTCGAGGAGATCGAGGCCTTCATGAGCGAGTCTACCAAACCGACCCTCGCTGGAGTCTAG